A part of Danaus plexippus chromosome 27, MEX_DaPlex, whole genome shotgun sequence genomic DNA contains:
- the LOC116775691 gene encoding gastrula zinc finger protein XlCGF26.1-like has translation MGPNDKTLLSALNYICDENHHVCRLCLSTTTKSEVFLNEVVTLRTNYYSNSLSYTTMLENLGIPPESHLPQSICKSCATITSHCYLFQKLVRFSHDKWSSITKLLDQSIDKSKDVNLQNAKSAFLFINDDDTFIISSRKHYSTKKKKDILLKVKHIIKTGIEAKQRSKESVCNECGESFTARVLSKHKKLHNKLNHPCAQCPKIFSTAMQLEEHIERLHFPKRLRCDQCSKKFSTEKLLNIHTRNNHVAVYCKLCNLEFPSRTSLRAHVDKHGTNICPQCNKKFINRQTFKLHLKCCGKSIEQQNFICDICKKCYARKNGLRSHLKIDHGFGNVLTCNWCNKKFDAVSRLKNHIVKHTRERKFHCDQCGGKFVTYPALVYHTRLHTGERPFPCDLCDESFLSASRRMEHKKRKHFGPSHECGICRGKFTTKHQLRKHIKRHFNPGSKLYVTD, from the exons atgggACCAAATGATAAAACTCTACTATCAgcacttaattatatatgcgATGAAAATCATCACGTTTGTCGGTTGTGTTTAAGTACTACTACTAAATCTGAAGTATTTTTGAATGAAGTAGTAACATTacgaacaaattattattcgaATTCTCTTTCATATACAACAATGCTCGAAAATCTCGGT aTTCCACCAGAGTCTCATCTCCCTCAATCTATCTGTAAGAGTTGTGCAACAATCACATCTCACTGCTACTTGTTCCAGAAGCTAGTTCGTTTCTCACATGACAAGTGGAGTAGTATAACAAAACTTCTGGATCAATCAATAGATAAATCAAAAGACGTAAACCTCCAAAATGCTAAGAGTGcctttctatttattaatgatgatgacacatttattatttccagTCGTAAACATTATTCaaccaagaaaaaaaaagatattctttTGAAAgtgaaacatattataaaaacgggTATTGAGGCTAAACAGAGAAGTAAGGAGTCTGTTTGTAATGAATGTGGAGAGAGTTTCACAGCACGAGTGCTTTCAAAACATAAGAAATTACATAACAAACTGAATCACCCATGTGCACAGTgccctaaaatattttctacagcAATGCAATTAGAAGAACACATAGAAAGACTACACTTTCCAAAGAGACTGAGATGTGACCAGTGTTCAAAGAAATTTAGtacagaaaaattattaaacattcacACAAGAAATAATCATGTAGCAGTATATTGCAAGTTATGTAATTTAGAATTCCCATCTAGAACAAGTCTTAGAGCACATGTAGACAAGCATGGAACAAATATATGTCCACAGtgcaacaaaaaatttataaacagacaAACTTTCAAATTACACCTCAAATGCTGTGGTAAGAGTATTGAGcaacaaaatttcatttgtGACATATGCAAGAAGTGCTACGCTAGAAAAAATGGATTACGATCACATCTCAAGATAGACCACGGGTTTGGGAATGTTCTAACGTGCAACTggtgtaataaaaagtttgacGCTGTAAGTAGACTGAAAAACCATATCGTGAAACACACAAGAGAACGGAAGTTTCATTGCGATCAATGTGGCGGTAAATTTGTAACATATCCAGCATTGGTCTATCACACAAGACTACACACAGGTGAACGACCTTTCCCTTGCGACCTTTGCGATGAAAGCTTTCTATCAGCTTCTAGAAGAATGGAACACAAGAAAAGAAAGCACTTCGGACCGAGTCATGAATGTGGAATTTGTAGAGGAAAGTTCACAACAAAGCACCAGTtaagaaaacatattaaaaggCATTTTAATCCCGGAAGCAAGCTGTATGTTACTGATTAA
- the LOC116775690 gene encoding zinc finger protein 723-like yields the protein MYEEMNLKIVIANILNEKRYSHCRLCFKNLTEQYVRFDDAVSLHPESGVFQPLSEILLKLLGDNICDEIKGVEAVCTDCVENALLSARFVEKCQHSTKALNEVFNNISNTLDVDIDNKDNNKTLYVVIEDLESKLLVVKKTDERNSLQGTFECEVCTDSFDTFTDLKVHNLTNHGTLTCDKCYDTFDSNTEFSLHESQHHVYKCPECPQYRNTEESLEDHQNRLHNVFVCKECGKRCRGLYKLQVHEEKHKTKNSCPKCGKSYTTKEFFDRHVNLCINNLIDPHPIRSSMVKSYSCEKCDKAYSTAGGLRVHNRFAHGNAKPHECKECGKQFTAPSYLKVHMIKHTGEKNFKCDICHSKFVSKEALLYHTRRHTGEKPYSCKYCNERFVNASTRAEHIKFKHVGPTLMCEICSRKFVTSHFLKQHINRHHDPTSKLYYGRNMIPPNLPLQQNMKKVVIHN from the exons atgtacgaagaaatgaacttaaaaattgtaatagcTAACATACTTAATGAGAAGCGATATAGCCATTGTaggttatgttttaaaaaccttACGGAACAATACGTTCGTTTTGATGATGCGGTTTCATTGCACCCAGAAAGTGGTGTATTTCAACCTTTATCcgaaatattacttaaactaTTGGGCGACAAT ATATGTGATGAGATTAAGGGTGTTGAAGCTGTATGTACAGATTGTGTGGAAAATGCATTGTTGTCAGCCCGCTTTGTAGAGAAGTGCCAGCATTCAACAAAAGCTTTAAATGAAGTGTTCAATAATATTAGCAATACTTTAGATGTagatattgataataaagataacaataaaacattgtatGTTGTAATAGAAGATCTAGAATCTAAACTGTTAGTAGTAAAGAAGACAGATGAAAGAAACAGTCTTCAGGGGACATTTGAATGTGAAGTGTGCACAGATAGTTTTGATACATTTACAGATTTAAAAGTCCATAATTTGACCAATCATGGTACTTTGACATGTGACAAATGCTATGATACATTTGATAGTAATACTGAATTTTCCCTTCATGAGAGTCAGCATCATGTTTATAAATGTCCTGAATGTCCACAATACAGAAACACAGAGGAGAGTTTAGAAGACCACCAAAACAGACTTCACaatgtttttgtatgtaaGGAATGTGGAAAACGTTGTCGTGGCCTTTATAAGCTCCAAGTACATGAAGAGAAGCATAAGACAAAAAATTCATGCCCTAAGTGTGGAAAGTCTTATACAACAAAGGAGTTCTTTGATAGGCATGTCAATCTGTGCATCAACAACCTCATAGATCCTCATCCGATAAGAAGCAGCATGGTTAAATCATACTCCTGTGAGAAATGTGATAAGGCTTACAGTACGGCTGGAGGGCTTAGAGTGCATAATAGATTTGCCCATGGAAATGCTAAGCCTCATGAATGCAAGGAATGCGGGAAACAGTTCACTGCTCCCAGTTATTTGAAAGTTCATATGATAAAACATACAGGGGAGAAGAACTTCAAATGTGATATTTGTCATAGTAAATTTGTATCAAAAGAGGCATTGTTGTATCACACTCGACGACACACCGGCGAAAAACCATACAGTTGCAAATACTGCAATGAAAGATTCGTCAATGCCTCAACCAGGGCTGAgcatatcaaatttaaacatgTGGGACCTACATTAATGTGTGAAATATGTTCTAGAAAATTTGTTACAAGTCACTTCTTAAAGCAGCATATAAATCGTCATCACGATCCTACAAGTAAGCTCTACTATGGCAGGAATATGATTCCACCTAACTTGCCGCTCCAACAGAACATGAAGAAGGTTGTTATACACAACTGA